In Methanothermococcus thermolithotrophicus DSM 2095, one DNA window encodes the following:
- a CDS encoding DUF2120 family protein, producing MIINITTGRIVKSLEAFKGSKPIYSGEGILIVRGVCRDKNFDNYDSIRNYLADKLKENGFEVCDELDIISFVDRINEKLGENSAYPDNFGFEVLKKSFESMGCECDYIVGKKGELMVGISMWYDKNTKSPKFVEVVCC from the coding sequence ATGATAATCAATATAACAACTGGAAGAATAGTAAAATCCTTAGAGGCGTTCAAAGGTTCAAAGCCCATTTACAGTGGAGAAGGAATTTTAATCGTAAGAGGTGTATGTAGAGACAAGAACTTCGATAATTATGATTCAATTAGGAATTATTTGGCAGATAAATTAAAGGAAAATGGATTTGAAGTCTGTGATGAACTGGACATTATAAGTTTCGTTGATAGAATAAATGAAAAATTGGGGGAAAATTCTGCCTATCCAGATAACTTTGGATTTGAGGTTTTAAAAAAATCTTTTGAAAGTATGGGTTGTGAGTGCGATTATATCGTAGGAAAAAAAGGAGAGTTAATGGTAGGAATAAGCATGTGGTATGATAAAAATACCAAAAGTCCTAAGTTTGTTGAAGTAGTTTGTTGTTAG
- the hypB gene encoding hydrogenase nickel incorporation protein HypB, whose product MHFVDVLNIGKDIIKANKKHADKNRNLLNKHGVIAFDFMGAIGSGKTLLIEYLIEKLKDKYKIACIAGDVIAKYDAGRMEKHGVKVIPLNTGKECHLDAHLVGHVFPDLDLENLDIIFIENVGNLICPTDFDLGTHKRIVVVSVTEGDDTVEKHPEIFKTADLTIINKIDIAEAVGADPVKMKKDAESINKDMKVLLTSVKTKEGLDEVIEFIEETAKSAKQ is encoded by the coding sequence ATGCATTTTGTTGATGTATTGAATATTGGAAAAGATATAATAAAGGCTAATAAAAAACATGCTGATAAAAATAGAAATTTATTAAATAAACACGGAGTTATAGCATTTGATTTTATGGGTGCCATCGGGAGTGGTAAAACCCTTTTAATCGAATATTTAATAGAAAAACTAAAAGACAAATATAAAATAGCCTGTATTGCAGGAGATGTAATAGCCAAGTACGATGCTGGAAGAATGGAGAAACATGGTGTTAAAGTTATACCATTAAATACTGGAAAAGAATGCCATTTAGATGCCCATTTAGTAGGTCACGTATTCCCTGATTTGGATTTGGAAAATCTTGATATTATATTCATAGAAAATGTTGGAAACCTCATATGTCCAACTGATTTTGATTTAGGAACCCACAAGAGAATTGTAGTTGTTAGTGTAACTGAAGGAGACGATACAGTTGAAAAGCATCCAGAAATTTTTAAAACTGCTGATTTAACTATAATAAACAAAATAGATATTGCTGAGGCCGTTGGAGCAGATCCTGTAAAGATGAAGAAGGATGCAGAATCAATTAACAAAGATATGAAAGTTCTCCTAACCTCCGTAAAAACCAAAGAAGGACTTGATGAGGTTATAGAATTCATTGAAGAAACTGCCAAATCTGCAAAACAGTAA
- a CDS encoding zinc protease: MVYFKRKNIFSFSKAEIKDLAISTLAIALIFAWNSRGFPTFDSWFILKMVISTFTVGTGFILHELAHRTVARHFGAWSEFKAWYEGLAIALALKMLLGATFIAPGAVYIYKDYLTSEENGLISIAGPLTNVALAFVFLILHIPIISDIGYMVNIFLAAFNMIPIYPLDGAKVLNWNPVIWAVVAIPLFLSVLGVL; this comes from the coding sequence ATGGTCTATTTTAAAAGGAAGAATATTTTTAGTTTTAGTAAGGCTGAAATCAAGGATTTAGCCATCTCTACATTGGCTATAGCTCTAATATTTGCATGGAATAGTCGTGGTTTCCCCACCTTTGATTCATGGTTCATTTTAAAGATGGTCATATCAACTTTCACAGTTGGAACTGGTTTTATTCTTCACGAACTGGCACATAGGACAGTTGCACGACATTTTGGGGCCTGGAGTGAGTTTAAAGCATGGTATGAAGGACTGGCTATTGCACTTGCTTTAAAAATGTTGTTGGGAGCTACGTTTATAGCCCCTGGTGCAGTTTATATATACAAAGACTATTTGACTTCAGAGGAAAACGGATTGATATCTATTGCGGGACCTTTGACAAATGTTGCATTGGCGTTTGTATTTTTAATACTTCATATTCCAATAATATCTGATATTGGCTATATGGTGAACATATTTCTTGCGGCATTTAATATGATTCCAATCTATCCACTTGATGGAGCTAAAGTACTTAACTGGAATCCCGTAATTTGGGCAGTTGTGGCTATTCCATTATTTTTATCCGTGCTCGGGGTGCTGTAA
- a CDS encoding segregation/condensation protein A — MEFELWVRIIKESIEKKDIEPWNINIAEIADEYIGKIKELRRFDIRLSADVVLVAGILLRMKSQILYGECENVFNEEDVEDEEYYEEEYIGEYDVDDSKVKDQLTKQKKKSNDKSKKQMSLNDLISTLKTELRKIKEKKPKKKREKTSLNVYEIVEEMVEEDDISDIMDYLISELEKSGGRFVFQAKFSSRDELIKNFLPSLYLSNDGKITLHQEEIFKDLIVELKNK; from the coding sequence ATGGAATTCGAACTTTGGGTTAGAATTATTAAAGAAAGTATCGAAAAAAAAGATATTGAACCTTGGAATATCAATATTGCAGAAATTGCCGATGAGTATATTGGAAAAATAAAAGAGCTCAGAAGATTTGATATAAGGTTATCTGCAGATGTCGTTCTTGTGGCAGGAATTTTGCTCAGAATGAAATCTCAAATTCTCTATGGGGAATGTGAAAATGTTTTTAACGAGGAAGATGTGGAAGATGAAGAATATTACGAGGAGGAGTATATTGGAGAGTATGATGTGGATGATTCCAAAGTTAAAGACCAATTAACTAAACAAAAGAAAAAAAGCAACGACAAAAGTAAAAAGCAAATGAGTTTGAATGATTTAATCAGCACCTTAAAAACCGAGCTCAGGAAAATCAAGGAAAAGAAACCTAAAAAGAAAAGAGAAAAGACTTCTTTAAATGTTTATGAAATAGTCGAAGAAATGGTTGAAGAAGATGATATATCTGATATTATGGATTATTTAATTTCTGAACTTGAAAAATCTGGGGGAAGATTTGTATTCCAAGCTAAGTTTTCAAGTAGGGATGAATTGATAAAGAATTTTTTACCGTCCCTTTACTTGTCAAATGATGGAAAAATAACACTTCACCAGGAAGAGATTTTTAAAGACTTAATTGTTGAGCTAAAAAATAAATAA
- the thsA gene encoding thermosome subunit alpha, producing MAANQPVVVLPENVKRFMGRDAQRMNILAGRIIGETVRSTLGPKGMDKMLVDDLGDIVVTNDGVTILKEMSVEHPAAKMLIEVAKTQEKEVGDGTTTAVVIAGELLRKAEELLDQNVHPTIVIKGYQLAVQKAQEVLKEIAMDVKADDKEILHKIAMTSITGKGAEKAKEKLGEMIVEAVTAVVDESGKVDKDLIKIEKKEGASVDETELINGVLIDKERVSPQMPKKIENAKIALLNCPIEVKETETDAEIRITDPTKLMEFIEQEEKMLKDMVDTIKASGANVLFCQKGIDDLAQHYLAKEGILAVRRVKKSDMEKLSKATGANVVTNIKDLKAEDLGEAGIVEERKIAGDAMIFVEECKHPKAVTMLIRGTTEHVIEEVARAVDDAIGVVACTIEDGKIVAGGGAAEIELAMKLRDYAEGVSGREQLAVRAFADALEVVPRTLAENAGLDAIEMLVKLRAKHAEGNNAYYGLNVFTGDVENMTENGVVEPLRVKTQAIQSATEATEMLLRIDDVIAAEKLSGGSGGDMGDMGGMGGMGGMM from the coding sequence ATGGCAGCTAACCAGCCAGTAGTAGTATTACCTGAAAACGTAAAAAGATTTATGGGAAGAGATGCTCAAAGAATGAACATCTTAGCAGGAAGAATTATCGGTGAGACAGTAAGATCCACATTAGGTCCAAAGGGAATGGACAAAATGTTAGTAGATGATTTAGGTGACATTGTTGTTACAAATGACGGTGTTACAATCTTAAAAGAAATGAGTGTAGAACACCCAGCAGCTAAAATGTTAATTGAAGTTGCAAAAACACAAGAAAAAGAAGTTGGAGACGGTACAACAACAGCTGTTGTTATCGCTGGTGAATTATTAAGAAAAGCTGAGGAATTGTTAGACCAAAACGTACACCCAACAATTGTTATTAAAGGTTACCAGTTAGCAGTTCAAAAAGCACAAGAAGTATTAAAAGAAATAGCAATGGATGTAAAAGCAGACGATAAAGAAATATTACACAAAATAGCAATGACCTCAATTACTGGAAAAGGTGCAGAAAAAGCTAAAGAAAAATTGGGAGAAATGATCGTTGAAGCTGTTACTGCAGTTGTAGACGAAAGTGGAAAAGTTGACAAAGATTTAATAAAAATCGAGAAGAAAGAAGGAGCTTCAGTTGACGAAACCGAATTAATCAATGGTGTATTAATAGACAAAGAAAGAGTAAGCCCACAAATGCCTAAGAAGATAGAAAACGCAAAGATCGCATTATTGAACTGCCCAATCGAAGTTAAAGAAACAGAAACAGATGCAGAAATTAGAATCACAGATCCTACAAAATTAATGGAATTCATTGAACAAGAAGAAAAAATGTTAAAAGATATGGTAGATACCATAAAAGCTTCAGGAGCAAACGTTTTATTCTGCCAAAAAGGTATTGATGACTTAGCACAACACTACTTAGCAAAAGAAGGAATCCTTGCAGTAAGAAGAGTCAAAAAATCAGACATGGAAAAATTATCAAAAGCTACTGGAGCTAACGTAGTAACAAACATCAAAGACTTAAAAGCTGAAGATTTAGGGGAAGCAGGAATTGTAGAAGAAAGAAAAATTGCTGGAGACGCAATGATCTTCGTTGAAGAATGCAAACATCCAAAAGCAGTAACAATGTTAATAAGAGGTACAACAGAACACGTAATTGAAGAAGTAGCAAGAGCTGTAGATGATGCTATTGGAGTTGTAGCATGTACCATCGAAGACGGTAAGATCGTTGCAGGTGGTGGAGCTGCAGAGATAGAATTAGCAATGAAATTAAGAGACTACGCTGAAGGAGTAAGTGGAAGAGAACAATTGGCAGTTAGAGCATTTGCAGATGCTTTAGAAGTAGTTCCAAGAACATTAGCAGAAAACGCAGGTTTAGATGCAATTGAAATGCTCGTTAAATTAAGAGCTAAACATGCAGAAGGAAATAACGCATACTATGGGTTAAACGTCTTCACAGGCGATGTTGAAAACATGACTGAAAACGGAGTAGTTGAACCATTAAGAGTTAAAACTCAAGCTATACAATCAGCTACAGAAGCTACAGAAATGTTATTAAGAATAGACGATGTAATCGCTGCAGAAAAATTAAGCGGCGGATCTGGCGGAGACATGGGAGACATGGGCGGAATGGGAGGTATGGGCGGAATGATGTAA
- a CDS encoding prephenate dehydrogenase → MLVSIIGGTDGLGKWFAKYLKDRGFDVLVTGRDVIKGKGVEKELNVKYTNNNIEAAKKGDIVMVAVPINVTERVIEEVAPHVREGCLLMDLTSIKEIPTKAMEKNAKEGVCIIPSHPMFGPATPSLKRQVVILTPSEKHMKNPWFDKVKNFLEEEGAKVIVVKPEEHDRIMGVVQGLTHFAYISLGSALKELDIDIKESRNFASPIYELMINIIARIIGQNPYLYADIQMHNPQIGHIHETFIKECNKIKSVVQDKDRDSFVEIMKNAAKHFGNETKRGLNYSNKAVNAISEELEKIKKSIGKEIGLKHVYSNKVHFGIVKDIIDDQVIIDKNGEDLKVSIANANLMSDEELKQWKEENLKKYYYDISFLFKKEVNMDIILKMLNCMFDIEIIDIYEGNKVKEGFKSVTFRIYSYKKEELKDLEKSFLNVVKNIGGIPRY, encoded by the coding sequence ATGTTAGTATCCATAATTGGCGGGACAGATGGACTTGGAAAATGGTTTGCAAAATACCTGAAAGATAGGGGATTTGATGTTTTAGTTACGGGGCGGGATGTTATAAAGGGAAAAGGCGTTGAAAAAGAACTAAATGTAAAGTATACAAACAACAATATCGAAGCTGCCAAAAAAGGAGATATTGTCATGGTGGCAGTCCCAATAAATGTAACTGAAAGGGTAATAGAAGAGGTAGCTCCTCATGTAAGAGAGGGCTGTCTTCTCATGGATTTAACATCTATAAAGGAAATTCCGACAAAGGCGATGGAGAAAAATGCCAAAGAAGGTGTGTGCATAATACCATCCCACCCAATGTTTGGTCCTGCAACCCCTTCCTTAAAAAGACAGGTTGTTATTCTAACACCTTCAGAAAAACATATGAAAAACCCATGGTTTGATAAGGTCAAAAATTTCCTTGAAGAAGAAGGGGCAAAAGTTATTGTAGTTAAACCAGAAGAACACGATAGGATAATGGGCGTGGTTCAAGGCTTGACACATTTTGCATATATTTCATTAGGATCCGCACTTAAAGAGCTGGATATTGACATTAAAGAATCAAGAAACTTTGCTTCACCTATCTACGAACTTATGATAAATATTATAGCAAGAATTATAGGGCAGAATCCTTATCTTTACGCAGATATCCAGATGCACAACCCTCAAATAGGCCACATTCATGAAACGTTCATAAAAGAATGTAACAAAATAAAATCTGTGGTTCAGGATAAGGACAGGGATTCATTTGTGGAAATAATGAAGAATGCCGCCAAACACTTTGGGAACGAAACCAAAAGGGGATTGAACTACTCAAATAAAGCCGTTAATGCAATTAGTGAAGAGCTAGAAAAGATTAAAAAATCCATTGGCAAAGAAATAGGATTAAAACATGTTTATTCAAATAAAGTTCATTTCGGCATTGTAAAAGATATTATTGACGATCAGGTAATTATAGACAAAAATGGAGAGGATCTGAAGGTCAGCATAGCCAATGCAAACTTAATGAGCGATGAAGAATTAAAACAATGGAAAGAAGAGAATTTAAAAAAATATTATTACGACATATCATTTTTATTTAAAAAGGAAGTAAATATGGATATTATTTTAAAAATGTTGAACTGTATGTTTGATATTGAAATTATTGATATTTACGAAGGAAACAAAGTAAAAGAAGGATTTAAAAGTGTAACTTTTAGAATATACTCCTATAAAAAAGAAGAATTAAAAGATTTGGAAAAAAGTTTTTTAAACGTTGTGAAGAATATTGGAGGAATTCCAAGATACTAA
- the gatA gene encoding Asp-tRNA(Asn)/Glu-tRNA(Gln) amidotransferase subunit GatA codes for MITERAQEYLEKIEKSDINGFIEVNSERVLREAEELEKNEELKKKPLYGKIIAVKSNINVQGYTISCASKTLENYIGTYDATVIKKLKSQGALIIGMTNMDEFASGSSGETSYYGATKNPAAKDRIPGGSSSGSAAAVAAELCDMALGSDTGGSIRNPASHCGVVGFKPSYGVVSRQGLCDLAMSFDQIGPLTKNAEDALLLTNAIKGKDVSDSTTVETPKFEKKDVGNYKVGVVKEFMDVTDEKIRNKIEEGIEVFKDLGCEIVDLSYKYVDLALPTYYLINYVEFFSATRKFDGRRYGYKIEETCGEEVLRRILIGKHISEKEFSGKYYKKALQARNLMKKEMLGLFKDVDVIVGPTVPKLPHKIGDELSPMEMYAYDVLTVPTNICGICAGVVNCGDINGIPVGLQIQGKPFDDEKVLSAMIAFEEATQ; via the coding sequence ATGATTACTGAAAGAGCTCAGGAATATTTAGAAAAAATTGAAAAATCAGATATAAACGGATTCATAGAAGTCAACAGTGAGAGGGTTTTAAGAGAAGCTGAGGAACTTGAAAAAAACGAAGAACTAAAGAAAAAACCATTATATGGAAAAATTATTGCTGTAAAATCCAACATTAACGTTCAGGGATACACGATCTCCTGTGCATCAAAAACACTTGAAAACTATATCGGAACATATGATGCAACTGTTATTAAGAAATTAAAATCTCAAGGTGCTTTAATTATTGGAATGACAAACATGGATGAATTTGCCAGTGGAAGCAGTGGTGAGACATCCTACTACGGAGCTACAAAAAACCCTGCTGCAAAAGATAGAATTCCAGGAGGGAGTAGTTCTGGAAGTGCCGCAGCTGTAGCAGCTGAGCTCTGTGACATGGCACTTGGAAGTGACACAGGGGGAAGTATAAGAAACCCTGCAAGTCATTGTGGAGTTGTAGGATTTAAACCGTCCTATGGTGTTGTCAGCAGACAGGGGCTCTGCGATTTGGCGATGAGTTTTGATCAAATAGGACCTTTAACAAAAAATGCAGAAGATGCATTACTTTTAACAAATGCTATAAAAGGAAAGGACGTTTCAGACAGTACAACAGTTGAAACTCCTAAATTTGAGAAAAAAGATGTAGGTAACTACAAAGTAGGAGTAGTTAAGGAGTTTATGGACGTAACTGATGAAAAAATAAGGAACAAAATAGAGGAAGGGATCGAGGTCTTTAAAGATTTAGGTTGTGAAATTGTTGATTTAAGTTATAAATACGTTGATTTAGCACTTCCAACATACTATCTCATAAACTATGTCGAGTTCTTCTCTGCAACAAGGAAGTTCGATGGAAGAAGGTATGGCTACAAAATAGAAGAAACCTGTGGAGAGGAAGTTTTAAGAAGAATTTTAATAGGAAAACACATAAGTGAGAAGGAATTTAGTGGAAAATACTACAAAAAAGCTTTACAGGCAAGAAACTTGATGAAAAAAGAAATGTTAGGTTTGTTTAAGGATGTGGATGTTATTGTAGGTCCAACGGTTCCAAAACTACCGCACAAAATAGGAGATGAACTTTCACCAATGGAAATGTATGCCTACGATGTTTTAACAGTCCCAACAAACATCTGTGGAATATGTGCAGGTGTAGTTAACTGTGGAGATATAAACGGAATTCCTGTAGGTTTACAAATCCAAGGAAAACCATTTGACGATGAAAAAGTTTTAAGTGCAATGATTGCATTTGAAGAAGCCACTCAATAA